From the Lolium rigidum isolate FL_2022 chromosome 2, APGP_CSIRO_Lrig_0.1, whole genome shotgun sequence genome, one window contains:
- the LOC124686193 gene encoding disease resistance protein RPM1-like: MAEAILTAVSKIEIVVLSKAVSNVIEMLSKKVAGVSELPGKIKKIDDELQMLNNVIVDIGTTHLSNNVVKDWISNVRKLAYHVEDVIDMYLCEALKLTKEDFIHRYLLGGSRHIIVFSKIVDDLVEIEEEIKHVKEMQNNWSNTFVPIKNERENIYRTPPGACFPVLVGDEDLVGIEENRSKLTEWLSTDEKECTVITVSGMGGLGKTTLVKNVYEREKFNFPGAHAWIVVSQSYDVVDLLARLLRKLGQTFDVGAKPDVYELTEAIHRTLQDRKCLIVLDDVWDKEAYTQMCNAFQSLQGNRVMITTRKEDVAALAHKGRRMELQPLGKDESFKLFCSRAFHNNNPYRKCPPKLKTVAAAIAEMCHGLPLAIISCGSLLSTKQPTEHAWNQMHNHLRSELREKNHVQAILLLSYYDLPGTLMNCFLYCTLFPEDYPMSREALVRMWVAEGFAIKKNYSTAEEVAEENLMELIGRNMLEVVERDELYRVTNCKMHDIVRVMALDIAREEMFGYAHDEGEIMVMDPEVRRLSTSSWKSEGSRPAPAGVEFPGLRTFMSIASSTMISSILSRSSNLTVLELQDSAISHVPATIGNLFSLRYIGLRRTNIQSLPDSIEKLSNLETLDMKQTRIEKLPPGIVKVENLRHLFADRFADERQTEFRYFVGVEAPKMISNFQEMQTLETVCASKDLSQQLRKMSKLKTVWIDNLNASNCEELFDALSKMPQLSSVLLSASDETEALSFQALKPISTMLYRLIIRGNWAHGILKCPIFQGHTRYLKYLALSWCNLGTEDPLMLMAIHLPALVYFSLNRVSNAAILVIPAGCFAQLKTFVLKNMPNVKELVIQDKAIPCIEGIYIVSLREMNVAPHGIESLRSLKKLWLLNLHRDFRADWDLKQMHDKLKHVPELRA; this comes from the coding sequence ATGGCGGAGGCAATACTCACTGCCGTGTCAAAGATTGAGATAGTTGTTTTAAGCAAAGCGGTCTCAAATGTCATAGAGATGTTGTCAAAGAAGGTTGCTGGTGTAAGTGAATTGCCGGGAAAGATCAAAAAGATTGATGACGAGCTACAGATGTTGAATAATGTAATTGTGGATATTGGCACCACACATCTCAGCAACAATGTTGTCAAGGATTGGATTTCAAATGTGAGGAAGCTGGCCTACCATGTTGAAGATGTAATTGACATGTACTTGTGTGAGGCTCTTAAGCTCACCAAAGAAGACTTCATACATCGATACCTCTTGGGAGGTTCACGCCACATAATCGTTTTTAGTAAGATTGTCGATGATCTAGTAGAGATAGAAGAGGAGATCAAGCATGTCAAAGAAATGCAAAATAACTGGAGTAATACATTCGTGCCCATAAAAAATGAGCGTGAAAATATTTATAGGACGCCGCCTGGAGCCTGCTTTCCGGTGCTTGTTGGTGATGAGGATCTGGTGGGAATTGAAGAAAATAGGAGCAAGTTGACTGAATGGCTGAGCACCGATGAGAAAGAATGCACGGTGATAACAGTTTCTGGAATGGGAGGTTTGGGCAAAACAACCCTTGTGAAAAATGTGTATGAACGGGAAAAATTTAACTTTCCTGGTGCTCATGCTTGGATTGTGGTGTCACAGTCGTATGATGTAGTAGATCTGCTGGCAAGACTGCTCAGAAAGCTAGGGCAAACTTTTGACGTGGGTGCCAAACCTGATGTCTACGAGTTAACAGAGGCAATACATAGGACACTACAAGACAGGAAATGCTTGATCGTTCTTGATGATGTGTGGGATAAAGAAGCATATACTCAGATGTGCAATGCATTCCAAAGTCTCCAAGGGAACCGTGTTATGATAACAACCCGGAAGGAAGATGTTGCAGCTCTTGCTCATAAGGGTCGTCGCATGGAACTCCAGCCACTGGGTAAGGATGAATCATTCAAGCTCTTCTGCTCAAGGGCTTTCCACAACAACAACCCGTACCGCAAGTGCCCTCCAAAGCTCAAGACAGTGGCTGCTGCTATCGCTGAGATGTGCCATGGCCTTCCATTGGCCATTATATCTTGTGGTAGCCTACTTTCCACGAAGCAACCAACAGAGCATGCCTGGAACCAGATGCACAATCATCTCCGGAGCGAGCTGCGGGAAAAAAACCATGTGCAAGCTATACTTCTTCTGAGCTACTATGACTTGCCAGGTACTCTCATGAACTGCTTCCTGTACTGCACTTTGTTCCCTGAAGACTATCCGATGTCACGGGAGGCCCTTGTGCGAATGTGGGTTGCCGAGGGATTTGCGATCAAGAAAAACTACAGCACGGCAGAGGAAGTGGCGGAGGAGAATCTCATGGAACTCATCGGACGGAATATGTTGGAAGTGGTGGAGAGGGATGAGCTCTATAGGGTGACTAACTGTAAGATGCATGACATTGTGCGAGTCATGGCTCTTGATATCGCAAGAGAAGAGATGTTTGGCTACGCGCATGATGAGGGTGAGATAATGGTTATGGATCCAGAGGTTCGCCGGCTCTCGACAAGTAGTTGGAAGAGTGAGGGCAGTAGGCCAGCTCCTGCTGGAGTGGAATTCCCGGGACTCAGAACTTTCATGTCGATTGCCTCCTCAACCATGATTtcctcaattttgtctagatccAGCAACCTTACTGTCCTTGAGCTCCAAGACTCTGCAATCAGCCACGTGCCAGCAACCATCGGGAATCTTTTCAGTCTACGCTACATCGGCTTAAGGCGCACCAATATCCAGTCGCTGCCAGACAGTATTGAAAAACTCTCAAACCTCGAGACGTTGGACATGAAGCAAACAAGAATAGAGAAGCTACCCCCAGGGATTGTGAAGGTTGAGAATCTGCGACACCTTTTTGCTGACAGGTTTGCTGATGAGAGGCAGACGGAGTTCCGATACTTTGTTGGAGTGGAAGCGCCGAAGATGATTTCCAACTTTCAAGAGATGCAAACTCTCGAGACCGTTTGTGCCAGCAAAGACTTGTCCCAGCAGCTGAGGAAAATGAGTAAGCTGAAGACTGTTTGGATTGATAACCTCAATGCATCTAACTGTGAAGAGCTTTTTGATGCCCTCTCAAAAATGCCACAGCTGTCAAGCGTGCTCCTCTCTGCAAGTGATGAGACGGAGGCACTTTCTTTCCAAGCACTCAAGCCAATCTCAACGATGCTGTACAGACTGATCATCAGAGGCAACTGGGCCCATGGGATACTCAAGTGCCCGATATTCCAAGGCCATACGAGGTACCTCAAGTATCTGGCCCTAAGCTGGTGCAATCTTGGCACGGAAGATCCGCTGATGTTGATGGCAATTCATTTGCCAGCTCTCGTTTATTTCAGCCTTAACCGGGTGAGCAATGCAGCAATATTGGTTATTCCTGCAGGGTGCTTTGCTCAACTCAAGACATTCGTCTTGAAGAACATGCCTAATGTGAAGGAACTGGTGATCCAAGACAAGGCCATCCCATGCATTGAGGGGATTTACATCGTGTCACTCCGTGAGATGAACGTGGCCCCTCATGGCATCGAGtcccttagatccctcaagaagctCTGGTTGCTGAATCTGCACAGGGACTTCAGGGCTGACTGGGATCTGAAACAGATGCACGACAAGCTGAAGCACGTTCCAGAGCTCCGAGCTTAA